One region of Takifugu flavidus isolate HTHZ2018 chromosome 14, ASM371156v2, whole genome shotgun sequence genomic DNA includes:
- the p2rx1 gene encoding P2X purinoceptor 1 isoform X3, translated as MKKQITDAISDFFFEYETPRQVLVRNRRVGVVCRLIQLGVLAYIIGWVFIYEKGYQSTDMAVSSVFSKMKGVGYTNVNGTERVWDVADYVFPSQGDSSFVVMTNYIITEGQKMGKCPELPGKHNCSNDTDCKGGGYKREMTGVCVNSTRTCEVLAWCPIENDHNIPEPPLLMSAENYTLFIKNSVTFPLFRVTRSNLVEGIDSVYINKCLYDPENAPLCPIFQLGDIVKLSGFNFETIARVGGAIGIVIDWTCNLDLDVKHCKPKYGFHGLYGNPSETDKTRASVGYNFRYAKHYLEDRVEKRTLFKVFGIRIDIIVHSLARKFDIIPTLTAIGSGVGIFGVATVVCDLVLLYLLPKREFYKNMKFKYTDAHAQDHDSEAGSVETDVSKGAQ; from the exons ATGAAGAAACAAATCACAGATGCCATTTCCGACTTCTTCTTTGAGTATGAGACCCCGCGCCAGGTGCTGGTGAGGAACAGGAGAGTTGGGGTGGTGTGCCGCCTGATCCAGCTGGGGGTCCTGGCGTACATCATCGG GTGGGTGTTCATCTATGAGAAAGGATACCAGTCCACAGACATGGCGGTGAGCTCAGTCTTCAGCAAAATGAAAGGGGTGGGCTACACCAACGTGAATGGAACTGAGAGGGTCTGGGATGTGGCGGATTATGTCTTTCCATCGCAG GGAGACTCATCATTTGTTGTCATGACAAACTACATCATAACTGAAGGTCAGAAGATGGGGAAGTGTCCAGAG CTTCCAGGAAAGCacaactgcagcaatgacacTGACTGTAAAGGAGGGGGTTACAAAC GAGAAATGacgggagtgtgtgtgaatagCACCAGGACGTGTGAGGTGCTGGCCTGGTGCCCCATAGAGAACGATCATAACATCCCTGA ACCTCCCCTGTTGATGTCTGCAGAGAACTACACACTGTTCATCAAAAACTCTGTAACTTTCCCCTTGTTTCGTGtcacaag GAGTAATCTGGTGGAAGGGATTGATTCTGTCTATATCAACAAATGCCTTTATGATCCAGAAAATGCTCCACTCTGTCCCATATTCCAACTTGGAGACATTGTCAAACTGTCTGGCTTCAATTTTGAAACAATAGCCCGAGTG GGAGGGGCCATTGGCATTGTGATTGATTGGACTTGTAACCTGGACTTGGATGTAAAACACTGTAAACCAAAGTACGGCTTTCATGGCCTGTACGGGAACCCATCAGAGACGGACAAAACCAGAGCTTCAGTGGGCTACAACTTCCG ATATGCAAAGCATTATCTTGAGGACAGAGTTGAGAAGAGAACTCTTTTCAAAGTGTTTGGGATCAGGATAGACATCATTGTGCACTCACTG GCTAGAAAGTTTGATATAATCCCAACACTCACAGCTATTGGCTCCGGAGTGGGAATTTTTGGTGTG GCTACAGTTGTGTGCGACCTGGTGCTGCTCTACCTGCTGCCAAAAAGAGAATTTTACAAGAACATGAAATTTAAatacacagacgcacacgcacag GACCATGATTCAGAAGCAGGCAGCGTAGAGACGGACGTATCCAAG GGAGCACAGTGA
- the p2rx1 gene encoding P2X purinoceptor 1 isoform X1, whose protein sequence is MKKQITDAISDFFFEYETPRQVLVRNRRVGVVCRLIQLGVLAYIIGWVFIYEKGYQSTDMAVSSVFSKMKGVGYTNVNGTERVWDVADYVFPSQGDSSFVVMTNYIITEGQKMGKCPELPGKHNCSNDTDCKGGGYKRTGHGEMTGVCVNSTRTCEVLAWCPIENDHNIPEPPLLMSAENYTLFIKNSVTFPLFRVTRSNLVEGIDSVYINKCLYDPENAPLCPIFQLGDIVKLSGFNFETIARVGGAIGIVIDWTCNLDLDVKHCKPKYGFHGLYGNPSETDKTRASVGYNFRYAKHYLEDRVEKRTLFKVFGIRIDIIVHSLARKFDIIPTLTAIGSGVGIFGVATVVCDLVLLYLLPKREFYKNMKFKYTDAHAQDHDSEAGSVETDVSKGAQ, encoded by the exons ATGAAGAAACAAATCACAGATGCCATTTCCGACTTCTTCTTTGAGTATGAGACCCCGCGCCAGGTGCTGGTGAGGAACAGGAGAGTTGGGGTGGTGTGCCGCCTGATCCAGCTGGGGGTCCTGGCGTACATCATCGG GTGGGTGTTCATCTATGAGAAAGGATACCAGTCCACAGACATGGCGGTGAGCTCAGTCTTCAGCAAAATGAAAGGGGTGGGCTACACCAACGTGAATGGAACTGAGAGGGTCTGGGATGTGGCGGATTATGTCTTTCCATCGCAG GGAGACTCATCATTTGTTGTCATGACAAACTACATCATAACTGAAGGTCAGAAGATGGGGAAGTGTCCAGAG CTTCCAGGAAAGCacaactgcagcaatgacacTGACTGTAAAGGAGGGGGTTACAAACGTACGGGACATG GAGAAATGacgggagtgtgtgtgaatagCACCAGGACGTGTGAGGTGCTGGCCTGGTGCCCCATAGAGAACGATCATAACATCCCTGA ACCTCCCCTGTTGATGTCTGCAGAGAACTACACACTGTTCATCAAAAACTCTGTAACTTTCCCCTTGTTTCGTGtcacaag GAGTAATCTGGTGGAAGGGATTGATTCTGTCTATATCAACAAATGCCTTTATGATCCAGAAAATGCTCCACTCTGTCCCATATTCCAACTTGGAGACATTGTCAAACTGTCTGGCTTCAATTTTGAAACAATAGCCCGAGTG GGAGGGGCCATTGGCATTGTGATTGATTGGACTTGTAACCTGGACTTGGATGTAAAACACTGTAAACCAAAGTACGGCTTTCATGGCCTGTACGGGAACCCATCAGAGACGGACAAAACCAGAGCTTCAGTGGGCTACAACTTCCG ATATGCAAAGCATTATCTTGAGGACAGAGTTGAGAAGAGAACTCTTTTCAAAGTGTTTGGGATCAGGATAGACATCATTGTGCACTCACTG GCTAGAAAGTTTGATATAATCCCAACACTCACAGCTATTGGCTCCGGAGTGGGAATTTTTGGTGTG GCTACAGTTGTGTGCGACCTGGTGCTGCTCTACCTGCTGCCAAAAAGAGAATTTTACAAGAACATGAAATTTAAatacacagacgcacacgcacag GACCATGATTCAGAAGCAGGCAGCGTAGAGACGGACGTATCCAAG GGAGCACAGTGA
- the p2rx1 gene encoding P2X purinoceptor 1 isoform X2 translates to MKKQITDAISDFFFEYETPRQVLVRNRRVGVVCRLIQLGVLAYIIGWVFIYEKGYQSTDMAVSSVFSKMKGVGYTNVNGTERVWDVADYVFPSQGDSSFVVMTNYIITEGQKMGKCPELPGKHNCSNDTDCKGGGYKRTGHGEMTGVCVNSTRTCEVLAWCPIENDHNIPEPPLLMSAENYTLFIKNSVTFPLFRVTRSNLVEGIDSVYINKCLYDPENAPLCPIFQLGDIVKLSGFNFETIARVGGAIGIVIDWTCNLDLDVKHCKPKYGFHGLYGNPSETDKTRASVGYNFRYAKHYLEDRVEKRTLFKVFGIRIDIIVHSLARKFDIIPTLTAIGSGVGIFGVATVVCDLVLLYLLPKREFYKNMKFKYTDAHAQDHDSEAGSVETDVSK, encoded by the exons ATGAAGAAACAAATCACAGATGCCATTTCCGACTTCTTCTTTGAGTATGAGACCCCGCGCCAGGTGCTGGTGAGGAACAGGAGAGTTGGGGTGGTGTGCCGCCTGATCCAGCTGGGGGTCCTGGCGTACATCATCGG GTGGGTGTTCATCTATGAGAAAGGATACCAGTCCACAGACATGGCGGTGAGCTCAGTCTTCAGCAAAATGAAAGGGGTGGGCTACACCAACGTGAATGGAACTGAGAGGGTCTGGGATGTGGCGGATTATGTCTTTCCATCGCAG GGAGACTCATCATTTGTTGTCATGACAAACTACATCATAACTGAAGGTCAGAAGATGGGGAAGTGTCCAGAG CTTCCAGGAAAGCacaactgcagcaatgacacTGACTGTAAAGGAGGGGGTTACAAACGTACGGGACATG GAGAAATGacgggagtgtgtgtgaatagCACCAGGACGTGTGAGGTGCTGGCCTGGTGCCCCATAGAGAACGATCATAACATCCCTGA ACCTCCCCTGTTGATGTCTGCAGAGAACTACACACTGTTCATCAAAAACTCTGTAACTTTCCCCTTGTTTCGTGtcacaag GAGTAATCTGGTGGAAGGGATTGATTCTGTCTATATCAACAAATGCCTTTATGATCCAGAAAATGCTCCACTCTGTCCCATATTCCAACTTGGAGACATTGTCAAACTGTCTGGCTTCAATTTTGAAACAATAGCCCGAGTG GGAGGGGCCATTGGCATTGTGATTGATTGGACTTGTAACCTGGACTTGGATGTAAAACACTGTAAACCAAAGTACGGCTTTCATGGCCTGTACGGGAACCCATCAGAGACGGACAAAACCAGAGCTTCAGTGGGCTACAACTTCCG ATATGCAAAGCATTATCTTGAGGACAGAGTTGAGAAGAGAACTCTTTTCAAAGTGTTTGGGATCAGGATAGACATCATTGTGCACTCACTG GCTAGAAAGTTTGATATAATCCCAACACTCACAGCTATTGGCTCCGGAGTGGGAATTTTTGGTGTG GCTACAGTTGTGTGCGACCTGGTGCTGCTCTACCTGCTGCCAAAAAGAGAATTTTACAAGAACATGAAATTTAAatacacagacgcacacgcacag GACCATGATTCAGAAGCAGGCAGCGTAGAGACGGACGTATCCAAG TGA
- the dhx33 gene encoding ATP-dependent RNA helicase DHX33: MPHDPDPPPAKKFKPGSVFFRLDKNKPVMLLTRKENATSPLDIQRKQLPIYQAKLQLLNQLRTLHSAILIGETGSGKTTQIPQYLYEAGIGRQGIIAITQPRRVAAISLAGRVAEEKRTQLGKLVGYTVRFEDVTSSETKLKFMTDGMLLREAMGDPLLLRYTVVVLDEAHERTVNTDVLFGVVKTAQRRRREFSKVPLKVIVMSATMDVDLFSEYFNKSPVLYLEGRQHPIQIYYTKQPQSDYLHAALVSIFQIHQEAPPSHDILVFMTGQEEIEALARTCRDIAKHLPDSCGPMVVFPLYASLPPVQQLRVFQPAPKGCRKVILSTNIAETSVTISRIKYVIDTGMVKAKRFNPGSGLEVLAVQRVSKAQAWQRAGRAGREDSGSCYRLYTEEEFDNLVPMTVPEIQRCNLAGVMLQLTALGIPDVMNFDFMSKPPPEAVHSAVEHLELLGAVEMKEDQVHLTALGKKMARFPLEPKYAKTILLSTNYFCSEEILSIVSLLSVDNVLYNPPARREEVLAARKKFISSEGDHMTLLNIYRAFKKVSGNKEWCRENFVNSRSMGLVKEVQAQLKDICLKLNLKLESCGGDTASIRRCLAHGMFINTAELQLDGTYLALDTHQPVAIHPSSVLFQAKPAYVVFNELLHTSRYYMRDLCLVDADWLLDAAPEYFGCKLRTTKS, translated from the exons ATGCCCCACGATCCCGACCCTCCTCCGGCTAAGAAATTCAAGCCGGGGTCTGTTTTTTTCCGTCTCGATAAGAACAAACCTGTGATGCTGCTGACGAGGAAAGAAAATGCTACTTCTCCGCTAGACATCCAGAGAAAACAACTTCCAATCTACCAGGCGAAACTTCAACTGCTTAACCAACTGAGAACTCTGCACAGCGCCATTCTCATAG GTGAGACAGGCTCTGGAAAAACCACTCAGATCCCCCAGTACCTGTATGAGGCTGGAATCGGACGACAGGGTATCATTGCCATCACTCAACCCCGAAGAGTCGCTGCAATTTCTTTGGCAGGAAGGGTAGCTGAGGAGAAGAGAACTCAGCTCGGCAAGCTG GTTGGGTACACGGTGCGTTTTGAGGATGTCACCTCTTCTGAGACCAAGCTGAAGTTCATGACCGATGGCATGCTCCTGCGTGAGGCCATGGGAGACCCATTACTGCTGCGTTACACTGTGGTGGTCCTGGATGAAGCTCACGAGCGCACTGTGAATACGGACGTGCTCTTCGGCGTGGTTAAAACTGCCCAGCGCAGACGCAGGGAATTTAGTAAGGTTCCCCTGAAG GTCATAGTGATGTCAGCCACTATGGATGTGGATTTGTTCTCTGAATATTTCAACAAGTCACCTGTGCTCTACCTGGAGGGCAGGCAGCATCCCATTCAGATCTACTACACCAAGCAGCCACAGTCAGATTATCTTCACGCTGCGCTCGTCTCCATCTTCCAGATCCATCAG GAAGCCCCTCCGTCACATGACATCTTAGTTTTCATGACAGGCCAGGAGGAGATTGAGGCTCTGGCGAGGACGTGTCGGGACATCGCTAAGCACCTCCCTGACAGCTGTGGTCCCATGGTGGTGTTCCCGCTGTATGCATCGTTACCCCCAGTACAGCAGCTCAGAGTATTCCAGCCGGCTCCAAAG GGATGTAGGAAAGTCATCCTGTCCACCAATATCGCAGAAACATCTGTCACAATCTCCAGGATCAAATACGTTATTGATACAGGGATGGTGAAGGCCAAACGCTTTAATCCTG GCAGTGGACTAGAGGTTCTGGCCGTCCAGCGGGTTTCCAAAGCCCAGGCATGGCAGCGAGCGGGCCGTGCTGGTAGGGAGGACTCAGGCTCATGCTATCGCCTCTACACGGAGGAGGAATTTGACAACCTTGTCCCAATGACTGTACCTGAAATTCAGAG GTGTAACTTAGCTGGCgtgatgctgcagctcacagcGCTGGGGATCCCAGATGTGATGAACTTTGATTTCATGTCTAAACCTCCTCCAG AGGCCGTACATTCAGCTGTGGAGCATTTGGAGTTGCTGGGAGCTGTAGAGATGAAGGAAGATCAGGTTCATCTCACTGCTTTGGGGAAGAAGATGGCGAGATTCCCTCTAGAACCCAAATATGCCAAG ACGATCCTGCTATCCACCAACTACTTCTGTTCAGAGGAAATTCTGAGCATCGTGTCTCTGCTCTCAGTGGACAATGTACTATACAACCCCCCAGCACGGCGGGAGGAGGTGCTCGCCGCACGCAAGAAGTTCATCTCCAGTGAAGGAGACCACATGACACTGCTCAACATTTACAGGGCATTTAAAAAAGTCAGCGGTAACAag gaGTGGTGCCGAGAGAACTTTGTCAACAGCAGGAGCATGGGTCTGGTGAAAGAAGTACAGGCACAACTCAAGGATATTTGTCTTAAG CTGAACTTAAAGCTGGAGTCCTGTGGCGGAGACACAGCCAGCATTCGCCGTTGCCTTGCCCACGGGATGTTCATCAACACCGCCGAGCTGCAACTTGATGGTACCTACTTAGCTCTGGACACCCACCAGCCTGTGGCTATCCATCCCTCCTCCGTCCTATTCCAGGCCAAGCCAGCCTATGTAGTCTTCAACGAGCTTCTGCACACCTCCCGCTACTATATGAGAGACCTGTGTTTGGTggatgctgattggctgctggatgCAGCGCCAGAGTACTTTGGCTGCAAACTGCGAACCACCAAGAGCTAA